A stretch of DNA from Planococcus antarcticus DSM 14505:
GAAATTCCTTGTCGGGTAAGTTCCGACCCGCACGAAAGGCGTAACGATCTGGGCACTGTCTCAACGAGAGACTCGGTGAAATTATAGTACCTGTGAAGATGCAGGTTACCCGCGACAGGACGGAAAGACCCCGTGGAGCTTTACTGTAGCCTGATATTGAATTTTGGTGCAACTTGTACAGGATAGGTAGGAGCCTTAGAGCCCGGAGCGCCAGCTTCGGAGGAGGCGTCGGTGGGATACTACCCTGGTTGTATTGAAATTCTAACCCACATCCCTGATCGGGATGGGAGACAGTGTCAGGCGGGCAGTTTGACTGGGGCGGTCGCCTCCTAAAGAGTAACGGAGGCGCCCAAAGGTTCCCTCAGAATGGTTGGAAATCATTCGCAGAGTGTAAAGGCAGAAGGGAGCTTGACTGCGAGACGTACAGGTCGAGCAGGGTCGAAAGACGGGCTTAGTGATCCGGTGGTTCCGCATGGAAGGGCCATCGCTCAACGGATAAAAGCTACCCCGGGGATAACAGGCTTATCTCCCCCAAGAGTCCACATCGACGGGGAGGTTTGGCACCTCGATGTCGGCTCATCGCATCCTGGGGCTGTAGTCGGTCCCAAGGGTTGGGCTGTTCGCCCATTAAAGCGGTACGCGAGCTGGGTTCAGAACGTCGTGAGACAGTTCGGTCCCTATCCGTCGCGGGCGCAGGAAATTTGAGAGGAGCTGTCCTTAGTACGAGAGGACCGGGATGGACACACCGCTGGTGTACCAGTTGTTCTGCCAAGGGCATCGCTGGGTAGCTATGTGTGGCCGGGATAAGTGCTGAAAGCATCTAAGCACGAAGCCCCCCTCAAGATGAGATTTCCCATTGCGCAAGCAAGTAAGATCCCTCAAAGACGATGAGGTAGATAGGTTCGAGGTGGAAGCGTGGCGACACGTGCAGCTGACGAATACTAATCGATCGAGGACTTAACCAAACAATGTATCATGAAGGAATTTCAATGGGTCAATGTCGTTTATCCAGTTTTGAGTGAACAAGCACTCAACCAAATAGTCCAGTGATGATGGCAAAGAGGCCACACCCGTTCCCATCCCGAACACGGCAGTTAAGCTCTTTTGCGCCGATGGTAGTTGGGGGTCTCCCCCTGTGAGAGTAGGACGTCGCTGGTCTGTTTTTAATTTTTCATACTAATTTTTTTGAACGACGAATATTTAACTAAATAGTCCAGTGATGATGGCAAAGAGGCCACACCCGTTCCCATCCCGAACACGGCAGTTAAGCTCTTTTGCGCTGATGGTAGTTGGGGGTTTCCCCCTGTGAGAGTAAGACGTCGCTGGGCACATTGAAACAAGTCGTTACCGATTCCGGTAACGGCTTGTTTTTTATTTCCAAGAAACATCAATGGGCATTTCGGAATCTTCACAGTCTTTCTGTTTCAAAACCGCTGCTCTCAGCTGAAGTTGCTATAATGGGAGTAATCAATCAATGTGAGGATGGAAATTTATGACCCAACGACGTCCGATAGTAGATGCATTAATACAGCATCAAAACAGAGAGCCTATTTCTTTTCACGTGCCGGGGCATAAGCACGGAATTTTATCGGGGTTGCCGAAAGAAATCCAATCGGCACTTCATTACGATTTGACTGAACTGACAGGTCTGGATGATCTTCATTATCCGGAAGAAGCGATTAAAGATGCGCAGCTTTTATTAGCGGAAGCTTATGGCGCAAAGGAAAGCTTCTTATTGGTCAATGGTTCCACTGTGGGAAATTTGACAATGATCCACGCAGTCTGTAAAGAAGGGGATGTGGTGATAGTTCAGCGCAATTCCCATAAATCGATTTTTCATGCCCTGGAGCTTGCACGTCTGCGCCCGGTTTACGTATCGCCGCAATGGGATGAGGAATCCATGACAGCTGCTGGAGTGCCTCTCAAGGCAATGGAAGCCGCAATAGAGGCATATCCGGAAGCGAAAGCAGTGGTACTTACATATCCTAATTATTATGGAATGGTTTCCGATGAACTACGGACCATCATTGCTTTATGCCATAAAAAAGACATGCCAGTTCTGGTGGATGAAGCGCATGGCGCCCATTTCCAGGCAGGATTGCCGTTTCCAGTTTCGTCTTTGGTACTCGGTGCGGACGTGGTGGTTCAGTCTGCTCATAAAACCTTGCCAGCGATGACGATGGGGTCTTTTTTACACGTTGGTAGTAATCGAGTAAGCGTAAAGAAAATCCAAAAATACTTGCGTATGTTTCAATCGAGCAGTCCATCGTATTTGATCCTGGCTTCTTTGGATGATGCGCGCTCTTATCTTCAAAATTATTCACAACCAGACATTCGGGTGTTCATTGAAAAACGTGCTCGTTTTCTTAGTAGTCTGCGGATGATTCCGTATTTAACTGTGGTGGAATCTGATGATCCGCTGAAAATTATGTTGAGGGTCGATCATCATAGCGGCTACCAGCTGAAACAGCAGCTGGAACAAGCGGGGATTGAGGTGGAGCTGGCTGACCTTTTTCAGGTACTGCTGATCTTGCCTCTATTGAAGCAATGGCATGCGTATCCGTTTGCGGAAATCCGCAGCCGGTTGAAAGTAGCAGTATTGGGGCTTGAAAGGGAAGCAAGACAGGAAACAAAGCTTATGGTGCAGCAACAGCTTGATGTGACGGTTCCTGAACTGTCTTTCGAGGAAATCGATTTGGCTGATCAAGAGTGGATTTCTTATACACAAATCATTGGACGTATTGCGGCGGGTATGGTGATTCCATATCCGCCAGGCATTCCACTGATGGTGGCCGGTGAAAAGTGGACATTGACCAAAGTGGAAGAGCTGATGAATTACTTGGCTTCGAAAGCGCAGATCCAAGGCGACCACCGGCTAGAATCAAAGCAATTGCCGGTACTCCAACAAGGAGCACCAGAGAATAAGTAAATCGCAAAGGGGGTATACTGTAGCATCATTTAAATGGAATAGAATGTGGGGGATTTTCATGGATCAAGAAAAATATGCAATCATTGATATCGGTTCGAATACCATTCGTCTTGTTATTTATACACGGGACAAAAGTGGACGTTTTACAGAAAGTGAAAACGTTAAGGCGGTTGCTCGTCTCCGTAACTATTTAAATGAAGAAAATATTTTGGAACGTGAAGGAATTGAGATACTTCTCAAGACTTTACAGAGTTTCCAGGAAGTCACCCGACATCATCAACTGAAGGCGATTAAATGCGTGGCTACAGCAGCTGTTCGCCAAGCGGAAAATCAGGATGAAATTATGGCAGCGGTCGAAAGCGAAACGGATTTTACCATGCGTATCCTGTCCGAATTCGAAGAGGCAAACTACGGTTATCTGGCAGTCGTCAACTCGACGCCATTTGCCAGCGGCATCACAGTGGATATTGGTGGGGGCAGTACGGAAATTACGTATTTCGATAATCGCCAGTTAATATACTTTTATAGTTTCCCGTTTGGTGCGTTGTCTTTAAAACAACAGTTTATCCAAGGAGACACGCCGACAAAAGGGGAATTGCGTGAGCTACGATCGTTTTTGAAAGAACAGTTTGACCAATTAGAATGGCTGGCCGACAAACGGCTACCTTTAATTGGCAT
This window harbors:
- a CDS encoding aminotransferase class I/II-fold pyridoxal phosphate-dependent enzyme, with the protein product MTQRRPIVDALIQHQNREPISFHVPGHKHGILSGLPKEIQSALHYDLTELTGLDDLHYPEEAIKDAQLLLAEAYGAKESFLLVNGSTVGNLTMIHAVCKEGDVVIVQRNSHKSIFHALELARLRPVYVSPQWDEESMTAAGVPLKAMEAAIEAYPEAKAVVLTYPNYYGMVSDELRTIIALCHKKDMPVLVDEAHGAHFQAGLPFPVSSLVLGADVVVQSAHKTLPAMTMGSFLHVGSNRVSVKKIQKYLRMFQSSSPSYLILASLDDARSYLQNYSQPDIRVFIEKRARFLSSLRMIPYLTVVESDDPLKIMLRVDHHSGYQLKQQLEQAGIEVELADLFQVLLILPLLKQWHAYPFAEIRSRLKVAVLGLEREARQETKLMVQQQLDVTVPELSFEEIDLADQEWISYTQIIGRIAAGMVIPYPPGIPLMVAGEKWTLTKVEELMNYLASKAQIQGDHRLESKQLPVLQQGAPENK